The proteins below come from a single Eubacterium limosum genomic window:
- a CDS encoding bifunctional diguanylate cyclase/phosphodiesterase, with the protein MSNEQLSVLEKKIERYGIILETTGDIIFDYYIDEDRMLFDEARLENGQYVHYPLVVDRYTEALHLGNLVHPDDIEETIRLVNGLTAQAIVIRVTRPDEADGRYHWTLVRAATVRNSEGRVTETVGIMRDIDDQKRREDRLIEESRCDQLTGLYDKKWTRIKIGEALDANAEMDKGILMLVDIDGFRAVNENLGHIFGDAVLVETAEKLTAHAAPGDVIGRIGGDEFLVYSPGVAENQIAERVARIRRIFDHTFEGKSQAYRISCSLGVAACPKDGSTFETLFHCADLALSMAKMEGRDRWCRYDEKMSGMSYLNSHATNIDAAVFQKSGISAENRVLINIFEILADSKDFTSSMLLILGMIGRFIGVERVCIFEQEQEGKELVNQYSWYSGTAVRPKTERVGEEAHAYYRSFFDENGLYVLPSVDNFPARERAFFRERGICSGLYKTLVENGQFLGCIGLSGSQNNRVWNEAEKEFVSLVAKIISVNLYKAKLQTENAYESQVARAIVDSQSIKSHVVDPETYELLFVSASLKAERPNARVGSLCYQTVMGLDAPCPFCRLEEISQETPDFNWQRYISGWNRWFNFQCHSLQWRGEREAVLVAMDDISNFVDNILYVDKLTGISTFSRFELDTTEIFDHETGKEYAMVTFDIDEFRYINEFHGYSMGNQLLRYISGGLVGAMSGAEVCARVTGDVFVALVEWTSEEALVIRIMQMVDGINKRLDYVIPGIRLNFQIGVYHAREGERDIGKMMDNADIARKSIKGSRKTGIAFYNKSMGEKILKTRKIEARMERALRDKEFLVYLQPKIDLETSRVVGAEALARWVDDRGNIVLPGEFIPIFESNGFIVELDFYVYEEVFKAHYYRKTRGLKCVPISMNMSRIHLKSGNYIERFRALADKYQIDPSLIEVEVTETIFIENSSYVKRLVSELRSDGFKVSIDDFGSGYSSLNLLSEIDVDVLKLDRSLCREENLSPKERVILKNIAAMAKELDLQVLAEGIETTGQAEFLKSIQCDSAQGFLFAKPMPMDEFFKKLDGEW; encoded by the coding sequence ATGAGCAATGAACAGCTTTCTGTTTTGGAAAAGAAAATAGAACGCTATGGGATTATCCTGGAAACCACCGGCGATATCATATTTGATTATTATATCGACGAGGACCGGATGCTGTTCGACGAAGCCAGACTGGAGAACGGCCAGTATGTGCATTACCCGCTGGTGGTGGACCGTTATACCGAGGCGCTGCACCTGGGCAATCTGGTGCACCCCGATGATATCGAGGAAACCATCCGGCTGGTCAACGGCCTGACTGCCCAGGCCATTGTTATCCGTGTGACCCGTCCCGACGAAGCGGACGGGCGCTACCACTGGACCCTTGTCCGGGCCGCCACTGTCCGTAACAGCGAGGGCAGAGTGACAGAGACAGTGGGCATCATGCGGGATATCGACGACCAGAAGCGCAGGGAAGACCGATTGATTGAGGAATCCCGGTGCGACCAGCTCACAGGGCTCTATGACAAAAAATGGACCCGTATAAAAATTGGTGAGGCTCTGGACGCAAACGCAGAGATGGATAAAGGTATCCTGATGCTGGTAGACATTGACGGCTTTCGCGCGGTCAATGAGAATCTGGGCCATATTTTTGGCGACGCCGTCCTGGTGGAAACCGCCGAAAAGCTGACAGCCCACGCGGCTCCCGGCGATGTCATCGGCCGCATCGGCGGCGATGAGTTTCTGGTTTACAGCCCTGGCGTGGCAGAGAACCAGATTGCTGAGCGGGTGGCCCGTATCCGCCGCATTTTTGACCATACCTTTGAGGGGAAAAGCCAGGCCTACCGCATTTCATGCAGCCTGGGTGTTGCCGCCTGCCCTAAGGATGGCAGCACCTTTGAAACACTGTTTCACTGCGCTGACCTGGCCCTGAGCATGGCAAAAATGGAGGGGAGAGACCGCTGGTGCCGCTACGATGAAAAAATGAGCGGCATGTCTTACCTGAACAGCCATGCCACCAATATTGACGCTGCGGTTTTTCAGAAAAGCGGCATCTCCGCAGAAAACCGGGTACTCATCAACATTTTTGAAATCCTGGCCGATTCCAAGGATTTCACCTCATCCATGCTTCTGATTCTGGGCATGATCGGCCGTTTTATCGGCGTGGAACGGGTCTGTATCTTTGAACAGGAGCAGGAAGGAAAGGAGCTGGTCAACCAGTACAGCTGGTATTCCGGCACTGCTGTCCGCCCAAAGACAGAACGGGTTGGCGAAGAAGCGCATGCGTATTACAGATCCTTTTTTGATGAAAACGGCCTGTATGTTCTGCCCAGTGTGGACAACTTCCCGGCCCGGGAGCGCGCGTTTTTCAGGGAAAGGGGCATCTGCTCCGGGCTTTATAAAACATTGGTGGAAAACGGACAGTTTCTAGGGTGTATCGGGCTCTCCGGCAGTCAGAACAACCGTGTCTGGAATGAGGCTGAAAAAGAATTCGTCAGCCTGGTGGCTAAGATCATTAGCGTAAACTTGTACAAAGCAAAGCTGCAGACGGAAAACGCCTACGAGAGCCAGGTGGCCCGCGCCATCGTGGATTCCCAGAGCATCAAAAGCCATGTGGTCGATCCCGAAACCTATGAGCTGCTGTTTGTCAGCGCGTCTCTGAAGGCGGAGCGGCCAAACGCCCGGGTGGGTAGCCTGTGTTACCAGACCGTCATGGGCCTGGACGCGCCCTGTCCCTTCTGCCGCCTGGAGGAAATATCCCAGGAAACACCAGATTTTAACTGGCAGCGCTACATCAGCGGCTGGAACCGCTGGTTTAATTTTCAGTGTCACAGCCTGCAATGGCGGGGCGAAAGAGAAGCAGTGCTCGTCGCCATGGACGACATCTCCAATTTTGTGGATAACATCCTGTATGTGGATAAGCTTACCGGCATTTCCACCTTCAGCCGTTTTGAACTGGATACCACCGAAATCTTTGACCATGAAACCGGCAAAGAATATGCCATGGTCACCTTTGACATCGACGAGTTCCGGTACATCAATGAGTTTCACGGCTACAGCATGGGCAACCAGCTGCTGCGCTATATTTCCGGCGGCCTGGTGGGGGCCATGAGCGGCGCAGAGGTCTGCGCCCGCGTGACTGGCGACGTGTTTGTGGCCCTGGTGGAATGGACCAGTGAGGAAGCACTGGTCATAAGGATTATGCAGATGGTCGACGGGATCAACAAGCGGCTGGACTACGTGATACCAGGTATCCGCCTCAACTTCCAGATTGGTGTCTACCACGCCAGGGAGGGCGAGCGGGATATCGGTAAAATGATGGACAACGCCGACATTGCAAGGAAATCCATCAAGGGCAGCCGTAAGACAGGCATCGCCTTTTACAATAAATCCATGGGAGAAAAGATCCTGAAAACCCGTAAAATCGAAGCGCGGATGGAGAGAGCCCTGAGAGATAAGGAGTTTCTCGTCTATCTGCAGCCCAAAATTGACCTGGAAACCAGCCGAGTGGTGGGCGCTGAAGCCCTGGCCCGCTGGGTGGATGACCGGGGCAATATCGTGCTGCCCGGGGAATTTATCCCCATTTTCGAGAGCAACGGCTTTATTGTCGAGCTGGACTTTTACGTGTACGAGGAAGTCTTTAAAGCTCACTATTACCGCAAAACCAGAGGTTTGAAATGTGTCCCCATCTCCATGAATATGTCCAGAATCCATTTAAAATCCGGCAACTACATCGAGCGCTTCAGGGCCCTGGCAGACAAATACCAGATCGATCCCAGCCTTATTGAGGTGGAGGTGACCGAGACCATCTTCATCGAAAACAGCAGCTATGTCAAACGGCTGGTCAGCGAGCTGAGAAGCGACGGTTTTAAGGTCTCCATCGACGATTTTGGCTCAGGCTATTCCTCATTAAATCTGCTGTCCGAAATCGACGTGGATGTGCTCAAGCTTGACCGCTCCCTCTGCCGCGAAGAAAACCTCTCGCCCAAGGAACGGGTCATCCTCAAGAATATTGCCGCCATGGCCAAGGAGCTCGACCTCCAGGTGCTGGCTGAGGGCATCGAGACCACCGGCCAGGCCGAATTCCTGAAAAGTATCCAGTGCGACAGCGCCCAGGGCTTCCTGTTTGCAAAACCCATGCCCATGGACGAGTTTTTTAAGAAGCTGGATGGGGAATGGTAG
- a CDS encoding type II toxin-antitoxin system RelB/DinJ family antitoxin: protein MFEELGLNMSTAVNMFVRQAVREGGIPFKPTTEVYNGETIAALQEAERIAKDPEAKKYASFAEVLKELEIDV from the coding sequence TTGTTTGAAGAATTAGGGCTGAACATGAGCACTGCGGTTAATATGTTTGTCAGACAGGCCGTTCGAGAAGGCGGGATTCCCTTTAAACCGACAACAGAGGTATATAACGGAGAGACAATAGCCGCTTTGCAGGAAGCTGAGCGCATTGCAAAAGATCCTGAGGCAAAAAAATACGCGAGTTTCGCGGAGGTGCTGAAGGAGCTTGAGATTGATGTATAG
- a CDS encoding O-antigen ligase family protein → MRKLELKTTVSAVLAIIAGAVPLIIVPPFGDTLYMPKLMTIEVLVFGLLLLYVRPITEYFTGKPKIPLPVKLVLLYLLCITVTLPFSTDVMLSLKGRSFRLESYSAILFYGLLMMLGAFFYTFKPWHVRLYAAGVSCVAVYGIFQKFGLDFQPQDPLMYGGPGASYATIGNPNFLGSFLTLALPILVYAFIRGSKAYLLPCGLVYFCLLCTNTRGAWIGSFLGFALLGVFLLREQENRRRFAVVSGVFAFLTLVFLLVNSGFGARFFSVFADLSRMLKGDDWEKGGSYRLFIWSKTLELIRMRPLTGFGIETLGQVMGQYFENDIVQVTGHHLVIDRAHNEYLHIAVSSGVPAVLSYLAFESATLYQGFKNWRYSPLLVPLVCSIAAYMAAACFNISVVSVAPVFWIFCGIAVRLSGEIQSNLNMI, encoded by the coding sequence ATGCGAAAACTCGAACTTAAAACGACCGTCTCCGCAGTGCTGGCCATCATTGCCGGAGCAGTGCCGCTGATCATTGTGCCGCCCTTTGGGGATACCCTGTATATGCCCAAGCTGATGACTATCGAGGTGCTGGTGTTTGGGCTGCTGCTCTTGTATGTGCGACCCATTACCGAGTATTTTACCGGGAAGCCGAAAATTCCTTTGCCCGTGAAGCTGGTGCTTTTGTACCTTTTGTGTATTACCGTTACCCTGCCCTTTTCGACAGATGTGATGCTGTCGCTCAAGGGGCGGTCCTTCCGGCTGGAGAGCTACTCCGCCATTTTGTTTTATGGTCTTTTAATGATGTTGGGCGCTTTTTTCTATACCTTTAAGCCCTGGCATGTACGCCTTTACGCAGCGGGGGTATCCTGCGTGGCGGTTTATGGCATCTTTCAGAAATTTGGTTTGGACTTTCAGCCACAGGACCCTCTGATGTACGGCGGGCCAGGCGCCTCCTACGCCACCATTGGCAACCCGAATTTTCTGGGCTCTTTTCTGACACTGGCGCTGCCAATTCTTGTCTATGCTTTTATCAGAGGATCGAAGGCTTATCTGCTGCCCTGCGGACTAGTATATTTCTGCCTGTTGTGCACCAATACAAGGGGGGCGTGGATCGGCAGCTTTCTGGGGTTTGCCCTGTTGGGGGTGTTTTTGCTGAGAGAGCAGGAGAATCGGCGCCGTTTCGCAGTGGTGAGCGGTGTGTTTGCCTTTTTAACCCTTGTTTTTCTGTTGGTGAACAGCGGCTTTGGCGCGCGATTTTTCAGCGTTTTTGCAGATCTGTCCAGAATGCTCAAAGGCGATGACTGGGAAAAGGGCGGCTCCTACCGGCTTTTTATCTGGTCAAAAACTCTGGAACTCATCCGAATGCGCCCGCTGACCGGTTTTGGCATTGAAACCCTGGGGCAGGTCATGGGCCAGTATTTTGAAAACGATATTGTACAGGTAACGGGTCACCATCTGGTCATCGACCGGGCCCACAACGAATACCTGCACATTGCTGTGAGCAGCGGCGTCCCCGCGGTTCTCAGCTACCTGGCCTTTGAAAGCGCGACATTGTATCAGGGCTTCAAAAACTGGCGTTATTCGCCCCTGCTTGTGCCCCTTGTCTGCAGCATCGCCGCCTACATGGCCGCCGCCTGCTTTAATATTTCCGTGGTAAGCGTGGCTCCGGTCTTCTGGATATTCTGTGGAATCGCAGTGCGTTTGAGTGGTGAAATTCAATCAAATTTGAATATGATTTAA
- a CDS encoding pilin, which produces MIQMINKLKKNQKGFTLVELIVVLVILAILAAFTIPAMLGFVNDAKKKASLAEGREVYVASQSAASEITAKSSTGKVATEDAGAVETKAEELINNDIPENGNITVTVSDSKPEGFDAKIDNGNTSKVWVTTAGQVSGVRYTDAAAKYLVKIDKTTSGNSADVVDNK; this is translated from the coding sequence ATGATTCAGATGATTAATAAGCTGAAGAAAAACCAGAAGGGTTTTACTTTGGTAGAATTGATTGTAGTATTGGTTATTTTGGCGATTTTAGCAGCGTTCACGATTCCGGCGATGTTGGGGTTTGTGAATGATGCGAAGAAGAAAGCTTCTTTGGCTGAAGGACGTGAGGTTTATGTGGCGTCTCAATCCGCTGCATCAGAGATCACAGCCAAATCATCTACAGGAAAAGTAGCAACAGAAGATGCAGGAGCTGTGGAAACTAAAGCAGAAGAGTTGATCAATAATGATATTCCTGAAAATGGAAATATAACGGTTACTGTAAGTGATAGCAAACCTGAGGGTTTTGATGCGAAGATTGATAATGGCAACACTTCCAAAGTATGGGTAACAACAGCTGGACAAGTTTCTGGAGTGCGTTACACGGATGCAGCTGCCAAGTACTTAGTTAAAATTGATAAAACTACTTCTGGTAACAGTGCTGATGTTGTAGATAATAAGTAA
- a CDS encoding pilus assembly FimT family protein, with the protein MINLKQRLKASARSEQGFTLVELIVVLVILAILAAFTIPAMLGFVENAKEKAALAEAREVYVATQAGITEFFKNHAKVEDGNFIEITENIMKFLDSDLKNKEEFEWGTSFFSMPNQQNMMDDIIIGKKIRLYVFMGEKGTEEETKVVKIQYKDYTGNYITTITPGGSAEVTKIEKA; encoded by the coding sequence ATGATTAATCTTAAACAGCGTCTGAAAGCCAGCGCAAGGTCTGAACAGGGCTTTACGCTGGTTGAACTGATCGTGGTGCTCGTAATTTTGGCCATCTTAGCAGCCTTTACCATTCCCGCTATGCTGGGGTTTGTGGAGAATGCTAAAGAAAAAGCGGCCCTTGCTGAAGCAAGGGAGGTATATGTTGCTACACAAGCTGGAATAACAGAATTTTTTAAAAATCATGCTAAAGTAGAAGATGGTAATTTCATTGAAATTACTGAAAATATAATGAAGTTTTTGGATAGTGATTTAAAAAACAAAGAAGAATTTGAATGGGGAACCTCCTTTTTTTCAATGCCTAATCAGCAGAATATGATGGATGATATAATTATAGGTAAGAAGATAAGATTATATGTTTTTATGGGGGAAAAAGGAACAGAGGAGGAAACAAAGGTGGTAAAGATACAATATAAAGATTACACTGGAAATTATATTACGACGATTACCCCCGGCGGCTCCGCCGAAGTCACAAAAATAGAAAAAGCTTAA
- a CDS encoding type IV pilin protein, with translation MTLCRKLKILIKSPSGFTMMELIAVTVVIALLAVIIIPGYLHFIDDAKKDAVVAEARTIYLAAQIRATEFKSAETAENPYRIPDANDLRDLVGPDNVYEGVTKLTIVDDNRDGTIDKIEMIKNNINVIIEPGKNVIVDGKVRTVYSKDDQK, from the coding sequence ATGACCCTTTGCCGCAAACTTAAAATTCTCATCAAATCCCCCTCCGGCTTCACCATGATGGAACTCATCGCTGTCACTGTCGTCATTGCCCTGCTGGCAGTGATCATCATTCCGGGGTACCTCCACTTTATTGACGACGCCAAAAAGGATGCGGTGGTGGCTGAGGCGAGGACCATCTATCTGGCGGCCCAGATACGGGCGACGGAGTTTAAATCCGCCGAGACAGCGGAAAACCCTTACCGCATTCCGGATGCCAATGATCTGCGGGATCTGGTGGGGCCGGATAACGTCTATGAGGGGGTTACAAAGCTGACCATTGTGGACGACAACCGTGACGGCACCATTGATAAAATTGAGATGATTAAAAATAACATCAATGTTATAATTGAACCAGGAAAAAATGTGATTGTCGATGGAAAGGTGAGAACTGTTTATTCCAAGGATGATCAAAAGTAA
- a CDS encoding prepilin peptidase: MYDSLSLIYFVLYAFVFIFGCMIGSFLNVVVYRVPIGISIAKGRSFCPNCGKPIAFYDNIPLLSYLWLRGKCRKCGAKIAPRYFFTELCGGLLALLMAWHYDFGLQAVVGFAVAAILLAVTLIDFDTMTIPNGLVIALIIPAAASYFVFLEPGLISRVIGVFVISVPMLVLSLVIPGGFGGGDVKLMAVAGFLLGWPCTLLATFIGLVLGGIVGVIKLIRKSGEKHMAFGPYLSAGILVSMLWGMQIIFWYLDFFGL, encoded by the coding sequence TTGTATGATTCTTTATCTTTGATATATTTTGTGCTGTATGCCTTTGTCTTTATCTTTGGCTGTATGATTGGCAGTTTTTTAAACGTGGTGGTCTACCGGGTGCCCATTGGCATTTCAATCGCCAAGGGCCGGTCTTTTTGCCCGAACTGCGGCAAGCCCATCGCGTTTTATGATAATATCCCGCTGCTCAGCTATCTGTGGCTGCGGGGAAAATGCCGGAAATGCGGGGCGAAGATCGCGCCGCGGTATTTCTTTACCGAGCTGTGCGGTGGGCTGCTGGCCCTGCTCATGGCCTGGCATTATGATTTTGGCCTTCAGGCGGTGGTTGGGTTTGCGGTAGCGGCCATTTTACTGGCAGTTACCCTTATAGATTTTGACACCATGACCATCCCCAATGGCCTGGTGATCGCCTTGATAATACCTGCGGCGGCCAGCTATTTTGTGTTTCTGGAACCCGGCCTTATTTCCCGGGTAATTGGTGTGTTTGTCATATCGGTGCCCATGCTGGTATTATCCCTGGTTATTCCCGGCGGCTTTGGCGGCGGGGATGTCAAGCTCATGGCAGTCGCAGGATTTCTCCTCGGCTGGCCCTGTACCCTGCTGGCGACCTTTATCGGCCTGGTGCTGGGCGGCATTGTAGGCGTCATCAAGCTTATCCGCAAGAGTGGGGAAAAGCATATGGCCTTTGGCCCATACCTCTCGGCGGGGATTTTGGTATCCATGCTGTGGGGAATGCAGATCATCTTTTGGTATTTGGATTTTTTTGGACTTTAA
- a CDS encoding type II secretion system F family protein produces the protein MPKFKYKAKNMNSKIVNGMADAIDESTLRKALREKDEFLLECREVDAEKKAYKMKNMELSDFSREIENMLASGITVIRALSIMMERNIKPNVAKVYKALYREVQQGITLSEAMENSRGSFPQLIINMFRAGESSGQMAETAHKMALYYEKEHRLHTKIRNAMIYPILLLVATVVVVIGLFTFILPQFFDLFEGMDAALPAITVMVIGISNFMTTNWYWLLIAVALCIVAFRALLGTPSFRLRFDRMKVHLPWAGKLIKIIYTARFARTLSSLYSSGLSMINAMDISASIVGNKYIEGQFGPATQMVRSGSTLSEAIGSIDGMDKKLVSTIFIGEETGNLDTMLDSIADSYDYDSEMAIQRMVTIIEPVMIIIMAVIVGTVMLSVMVPIVTLYQSIG, from the coding sequence TTGCCAAAGTTTAAGTATAAAGCAAAAAACATGAACTCAAAAATAGTAAATGGAATGGCGGACGCCATTGACGAGAGCACGCTGCGTAAGGCTCTGCGGGAAAAGGATGAATTTCTGCTGGAGTGCCGTGAAGTGGACGCTGAGAAGAAAGCCTACAAGATGAAAAACATGGAGCTTTCGGATTTCTCGAGGGAGATTGAGAACATGCTGGCCTCGGGGATTACGGTCATCCGCGCGCTTTCCATTATGATGGAGCGTAACATCAAGCCCAATGTGGCGAAGGTGTACAAAGCCCTTTACCGTGAGGTACAGCAGGGGATCACCCTGTCGGAGGCCATGGAAAACAGCCGCGGCTCCTTTCCGCAGCTCATCATCAACATGTTCCGGGCGGGCGAGTCCAGCGGCCAGATGGCCGAGACAGCGCACAAGATGGCGCTGTACTATGAGAAGGAGCACCGCCTCCACACCAAAATAAGAAACGCCATGATCTACCCGATCCTGCTCTTAGTGGCAACGGTCGTGGTGGTGATCGGGCTGTTTACTTTTATCCTGCCCCAGTTCTTTGATTTGTTTGAGGGGATGGACGCAGCACTGCCAGCGATTACGGTCATGGTGATCGGGATTTCCAACTTCATGACCACCAACTGGTACTGGCTGCTCATTGCGGTGGCCTTGTGTATTGTGGCTTTCCGGGCGCTTCTCGGGACACCGTCCTTCAGGCTGCGCTTTGACAGGATGAAGGTCCATCTGCCCTGGGCAGGCAAGCTTATTAAAATTATATACACCGCGCGTTTTGCCAGGACGCTGAGTTCGCTGTATTCCAGCGGTCTTTCCATGATCAACGCCATGGACATCAGCGCGAGCATTGTGGGCAATAAGTATATCGAGGGACAGTTTGGCCCGGCCACCCAGATGGTGCGCAGCGGGAGCACTCTGTCCGAGGCCATTGGCAGCATTGACGGTATGGATAAGAAGCTGGTATCCACCATCTTTATCGGTGAGGAAACCGGGAATCTTGACACCATGCTGGATTCCATTGCGGATTCCTACGATTATGACTCAGAAATGGCTATACAGCGAATGGTTACGATCATCGAGCCGGTAATGATTATTATCATGGCTGTGATCGTTGGGACGGTAATGCTGTCCGTTATGGTACCGATCGTCACACTTTATCAGAGCATCGGTTAG
- the pilM gene encoding type IV pilus biogenesis protein PilM — protein MQTTIYLGSDAIQILQGDVRGGKLTISKHLTVEMGPGAMINGVITNEDMLLDAIDQADEAGDIDFHNTNLVINSSLIVNKNVAVPKMTPKELTELSHHEFEDATNFENLIIDYSGIRGKQGTNMLCCAVEREVLESYIRLFETAGIKLRRIDTALNATINYVEATNEYDGQTFAINMLDGNNLMYALFENGVYTFSSQARIMAERGTEAFTIEMASKLSSLVQFNKSQKSEYILDKAYYAGLTRDEIRRLQAYVDDTEVSVHAVENTGNIQENFNIDDDFLLSDYFYPASLFFEKKNDVNLLTSYKTALKPQRSFSIKNKWAIPPLVVVAVMVIGFTFFTIMNYNVDRALKKANKYINDPTNVSEYSEAQQLDSALKIIQSQTSILDTNRKAMESYPVVNSDKAYQVLNLGNNITVGALSYDWTTGGVSITASAPNEFAAAAYVSELNRSGLFSSIEYQGYSLSEGSTSTVANGSSTSTLPNGQTVTTPNTETVKTPDSYGFSVVAYLKPGVVQQ, from the coding sequence ATGCAGACAACCATCTATTTAGGCAGCGACGCCATCCAGATACTCCAGGGGGATGTGCGCGGCGGCAAGCTGACCATTTCAAAGCACCTGACCGTGGAGATGGGACCGGGCGCCATGATCAACGGGGTCATCACCAACGAGGATATGCTTCTTGACGCCATCGACCAGGCCGATGAGGCAGGCGATATTGATTTTCACAACACTAATCTGGTCATCAATTCCAGCCTGATCGTCAACAAAAATGTGGCTGTGCCCAAGATGACGCCAAAGGAGCTCACCGAGCTGTCCCACCACGAGTTTGAGGACGCCACTAATTTTGAGAATCTGATCATTGACTACAGCGGTATCCGCGGAAAACAGGGCACCAACATGCTCTGCTGTGCCGTGGAGCGTGAGGTGCTGGAAAGCTACATCCGCCTTTTTGAGACGGCAGGCATCAAGCTCAGACGCATCGACACTGCCCTGAACGCCACCATTAATTATGTGGAGGCCACAAACGAATACGACGGCCAGACCTTTGCCATCAACATGCTGGACGGCAACAACCTTATGTACGCCCTTTTCGAAAATGGTGTGTATACATTCTCCAGCCAGGCCAGAATCATGGCAGAGCGCGGTACCGAGGCTTTTACCATCGAGATGGCCTCCAAGCTGTCCTCACTGGTACAGTTTAACAAGAGCCAGAAATCCGAGTACATTCTGGACAAGGCCTACTATGCTGGGCTGACAAGAGACGAGATCCGGCGGCTGCAGGCCTATGTGGACGATACAGAGGTATCGGTCCATGCGGTGGAGAACACCGGGAATATCCAGGAAAATTTCAACATTGATGACGATTTTCTCCTGTCCGACTATTTCTATCCCGCGTCTCTTTTCTTTGAGAAAAAGAACGACGTCAATCTGCTGACGAGCTACAAGACAGCGCTCAAGCCCCAGCGCTCCTTTTCCATCAAGAACAAATGGGCTATTCCGCCACTGGTGGTCGTGGCGGTCATGGTCATTGGCTTCACGTTTTTTACTATCATGAATTACAATGTGGACCGTGCCCTTAAAAAGGCCAACAAATACATCAATGACCCCACCAACGTGTCCGAATACAGCGAGGCTCAGCAGCTTGACAGCGCCCTGAAGATCATCCAGAGCCAGACCAGTATTCTGGATACTAACCGCAAGGCCATGGAATCCTATCCGGTGGTCAACAGCGATAAAGCTTACCAGGTGCTCAACCTTGGCAATAACATTACCGTGGGCGCCCTGAGCTACGACTGGACCACTGGGGGCGTGAGTATTACCGCCTCTGCGCCCAACGAGTTTGCGGCAGCGGCCTATGTCAGCGAGCTCAACCGCTCTGGCCTGTTCAGCAGTATTGAGTACCAGGGCTACAGCCTGAGCGAAGGCAGCACCTCCACGGTGGCCAATGGCTCATCCACAAGCACATTGCCAAACGGCCAGACGGTGACCACGCCAAATACCGAAACCGTCAAAACGCCGGACAGCTACGGCTTCTCCGTTGTGGCCTATCTGAAACCGGGGGTGGTGCAGCAATGA
- a CDS encoding prepilin-type N-terminal cleavage/methylation domain-containing protein yields the protein MKKQWKLDNKGMTLLEVIVAFAIFAIAATILITGFNGALKVMGNSEKIKNASQENTGKLNAVGALALDDLEELKNSEITTIPENGKATILTFFKKYAVPGTFYIATSTEKADMDMKLFQPDNSVDALTTPTLSEIPKKEAKPVEAPTVPAEQNANVGYGGSVLDSKTGKYYDKLKKDTYIGVITLTQPFTDADAGGANQIRQLYFTKDTTSIEVKMPEIQKNLKLDLDFLYVKGNIIQENNSKLILTNIKTVKDTNKNKILIYFANDVTVGTTTGIEKGYYLIDLGTAGKDLFSMKKEDFDVCNIKNMSYLDQNQIVYDYVTNLFKDNN from the coding sequence ATGAAGAAACAATGGAAGCTCGACAATAAAGGCATGACCCTGCTGGAAGTGATCGTGGCCTTTGCGATTTTTGCGATTGCGGCTACGATTTTGATTACTGGGTTTAATGGGGCGCTGAAGGTTATGGGGAATAGTGAGAAAATAAAAAACGCCAGCCAGGAGAATACAGGGAAATTAAACGCGGTGGGTGCTTTGGCACTTGATGATCTTGAAGAATTAAAAAATTCTGAGATTACGACGATTCCAGAGAATGGTAAGGCGACGATATTAACCTTTTTTAAAAAATACGCAGTGCCTGGCACATTTTATATTGCGACTTCGACAGAAAAGGCAGATATGGATATGAAACTGTTTCAGCCAGATAATAGCGTGGACGCTCTAACTACGCCAACACTATCAGAAATACCCAAAAAAGAAGCAAAACCAGTGGAAGCGCCTACAGTGCCGGCTGAACAAAATGCCAATGTTGGTTATGGTGGATCAGTGCTCGACAGCAAAACAGGTAAATATTATGATAAATTGAAAAAAGATACATATATTGGCGTAATCACTTTAACACAGCCATTTACCGATGCAGATGCAGGTGGTGCTAATCAGATTCGTCAGCTCTATTTTACAAAAGATACGACTTCTATTGAGGTAAAAATGCCGGAGATACAAAAAAACCTGAAATTGGATTTGGATTTTCTTTATGTTAAAGGTAATATTATACAAGAAAACAATAGTAAGCTAATACTAACCAATATAAAAACAGTTAAGGACACTAATAAAAATAAAATTTTAATTTATTTTGCCAATGATGTTACTGTCGGGACAACGACAGGCATTGAAAAAGGATATTATCTGATTGATTTAGGTACGGCGGGGAAAGATCTTTTTAGCATGAAAAAAGAAGATTTTGATGTCTGCAATATCAAAAACATGTCCTATTTAGATCAAAATCAGATCGTGTATGATTATGTCACAAATTTATTTAAGGATAATAACTAG